A region of Streptomyces cinnamoneus DNA encodes the following proteins:
- a CDS encoding recombinase family protein, whose translation MTPMSSAPGPDALREAVRTGECDVVVVFKLSRPTRRGAREALNSEAELREHGVSSISATERFVDTSDPTGVALIAALAEQESKSTSGFVRSAKTELRDIGSHTSGIAPYGFTTTREQRGDLVAVKLNADPVQVKP comes from the coding sequence ATGACCCCCATGTCATCCGCCCCCGGCCCTGACGCACTCAGGGAGGCCGTTCGCACAGGCGAGTGTGACGTGGTCGTGGTCTTCAAGCTGTCGCGACCGACCCGACGCGGCGCCCGCGAGGCGCTGAACAGCGAAGCCGAGCTGCGTGAGCACGGCGTCTCTTCGATCTCCGCCACCGAGCGGTTCGTCGACACCTCCGACCCCACGGGCGTCGCCTTGATCGCCGCTCTCGCCGAGCAGGAGAGCAAGAGCACGAGTGGCTTCGTCCGGTCGGCGAAGACCGAGCTTCGGGACATAGGCAGCCACACGTCCGGGATCGCGCCGTACGGGTTCACGACCACTCGCGAGCAGCGCGGAGACCTCGTGGCCGTGAAGCTCAACGCCGACCCGGTACAGGTCAAACCTTGA
- a CDS encoding copper homeostasis protein CutC, producing the protein MGSDAILEVIALGAEDAVAARAGGADRLELVCDMAANGLTPPLETFVAVRDAVDIPVRVMLRASDGFAAGGAAALEALCARARALRAEGAREFVLGFLTDDGRADLPAVAALADAVGPDARWTFHRAIDHAADRDALRKQLADQPGLDTYLTAGSAAGVDDGLPTLLAEAARGNEPGYEPRILVGGGLQLKHVPVLRAAGLTGFHIGGAARPHGWAAPVAADAVAAWRAALDA; encoded by the coding sequence GTGGGTAGCGATGCAATCTTGGAGGTGATCGCCCTCGGCGCGGAGGACGCGGTGGCGGCGCGGGCCGGAGGTGCGGACCGGCTCGAACTGGTCTGCGACATGGCCGCCAACGGCCTCACCCCGCCCCTGGAGACGTTCGTCGCCGTGCGGGACGCCGTCGACATCCCGGTGCGCGTGATGCTGCGTGCCTCGGACGGCTTCGCGGCCGGTGGCGCCGCGGCGCTCGAAGCACTGTGCGCGCGGGCGCGGGCCCTGCGGGCGGAGGGGGCGCGGGAGTTCGTCCTCGGCTTCCTGACCGACGACGGCCGCGCCGACCTCCCGGCGGTCGCGGCGCTGGCCGACGCGGTCGGGCCGGACGCGCGGTGGACGTTCCACCGCGCGATCGACCACGCGGCGGACCGCGACGCCCTGCGCAAGCAGCTCGCCGACCAGCCGGGCCTGGACACCTACCTGACCGCCGGCTCCGCCGCCGGCGTCGACGACGGCCTCCCGACGCTGCTCGCGGAGGCGGCGCGCGGGAACGAGCCGGGCTACGAGCCGCGGATCCTCGTCGGGGGCGGCCTGCAGCTCAAGCACGTGCCGGTCCTGCGGGCCGCGGGACTCACCGGCTTCCACATCGGCGGCGCGGCCCGCCCCCACGGGTGGGCCGCACCCGTGGCCGCTGACGCGGTGGCCGCCTGGCGGGCGGCGCTGGACGCGTAG
- a CDS encoding MFS transporter — MRFRLLLLALGSFAMGTDSMVMAGILGLVADDLEVSVSAAGQMVTVFALAYALLAPVLATLTARWPRRRLLLAALALFTVANALSAVAPTYGLLLATRVLAAAGAALYTPSANAVATSLVPPEQRGRALATVMGGLTVATALGVPLGTYVGRVDWRLTMWLVVALGVLAFAGLAAFLRELPAPAASLGLRERLAPLRDRRVVEAAATTFMFFLAINAVYVYLATAVGGATGGDTGRLSVILLVTGVASVAGSWLGGRVVDRVGARAVMLAGGPVAALVYAALPWLGESMPGAVVYAVAAPLAGWVVAVALPHRLASLDPANAPLLISLNSSALYLGIAAGGGAGSIAIALLGERWFPLAATVLAVLATGLAAATTRERPGTVRATAPAAPGAAESGTPSPSGASGRR; from the coding sequence GTGCGTTTCCGCCTGCTCCTACTCGCTCTCGGCTCGTTCGCCATGGGCACCGACTCGATGGTCATGGCCGGCATCCTCGGCCTCGTCGCCGACGACCTGGAGGTCTCCGTCTCCGCGGCCGGCCAGATGGTCACCGTCTTCGCCCTCGCCTACGCCCTTCTCGCGCCGGTGCTCGCCACCCTCACGGCCCGCTGGCCGCGCCGCCGCCTGCTCCTCGCGGCGCTGGCGCTCTTCACCGTGGCGAACGCGCTGAGCGCCGTCGCCCCCACCTACGGGCTGCTGCTGGCCACGCGCGTGCTCGCCGCGGCCGGCGCCGCGCTCTACACGCCCAGCGCCAACGCCGTCGCCACCTCGCTCGTGCCGCCGGAGCAGCGGGGCCGGGCGCTGGCCACCGTGATGGGCGGCCTGACCGTCGCCACCGCGCTCGGCGTGCCGCTCGGTACGTACGTGGGCCGTGTCGACTGGCGGCTGACGATGTGGCTCGTCGTCGCGCTGGGCGTGCTGGCCTTCGCGGGGCTGGCGGCCTTCCTACGGGAACTGCCCGCTCCGGCGGCCTCCTTGGGGCTGCGCGAACGGCTGGCACCGCTGCGGGACCGCCGCGTCGTGGAGGCCGCCGCGACGACCTTCATGTTCTTCCTCGCCATCAACGCGGTCTACGTCTACCTCGCCACCGCGGTCGGCGGGGCGACGGGTGGCGACACGGGCCGGCTGAGCGTGATCCTGCTCGTCACGGGTGTCGCCTCGGTGGCGGGCAGCTGGCTGGGCGGCCGGGTGGTCGACCGCGTGGGGGCGCGGGCGGTCATGCTGGCGGGCGGCCCGGTCGCCGCGCTCGTCTACGCGGCGCTGCCGTGGCTGGGCGAGAGCATGCCGGGCGCGGTCGTCTACGCGGTGGCCGCCCCGCTCGCCGGCTGGGTCGTCGCCGTCGCCCTCCCCCACAGGCTGGCTTCCTTGGACCCGGCGAACGCCCCGCTGCTCATCTCCCTCAACAGCAGCGCGCTCTACCTGGGCATCGCCGCCGGAGGCGGCGCGGGCAGCATCGCGATCGCCCTGCTGGGCGAGCGCTGGTTCCCGTTGGCGGCGACGGTCCTGGCGGTGCTCGCCACGGGTCTCGCGGCGGCGACGACACGGGAGCGGCCCGGGACGGTACGCGCGACCGCCCCGGCCGCCCCGGGGGCGGCGGAGTCCGGGACACCGAGCCCGTCCGGGGCCTCCGGCCGGCGGTAG
- a CDS encoding ArsR/SmtB family transcription factor, with translation MSGELLPQPAVEDIALEKVLQALGDPVRLHLFTVYANGEQYDCSSERLGVDHLHKSTISHHMRVMREAGVTSTRVVGRNRYVRLRREDLDTRFPGLVATLLRAVEG, from the coding sequence GTGAGCGGAGAACTGCTGCCGCAGCCGGCCGTCGAGGACATCGCGCTGGAGAAGGTGCTACAGGCGCTGGGGGACCCGGTGCGGCTGCACCTCTTCACGGTCTACGCGAACGGCGAGCAGTACGACTGCTCGTCCGAGCGCCTGGGCGTCGACCACCTCCACAAGTCGACCATCTCGCACCACATGCGCGTCATGCGCGAGGCCGGCGTCACCTCGACGCGGGTCGTGGGACGCAACCGCTATGTGCGGCTGCGCCGCGAGGACCTCGACACCCGCTTCCCCGGCCTCGTCGCCACGCTGCTCCGGGCCGTCGAAGGCTGA
- a CDS encoding HelD family protein, whose protein sequence is MPGGPAVPAFPPADPSVTDTPTPVTDTADATDTADAAGPLARERAHLASSRAALRAMRADVEALDIKDVAANWVNAQVLRRQIDERITALADLAHTPLFFGRLDYLHAPGAERAEGAGGEQFYIGRRHVHDAAGDPMVIDWRAPVSQPFYRASKKEPMDVRLRRRFGYTGGELTAYEDEDLTDTTSDDRASRLLQSEIERPRVGPMRDIVATIQPEQDEIVRAGIGGTVCVQGAPGTGKTAVGLHRVAYLLYAHRERLARTGTLVIGPNRSFLRYIEQVLPALGELNVAQATVDDLVAHVEVRGTDDPVAARLKGDARMAEVLRRAVRSGVTMPVEPVIVVRGSRRWRVPAYEIEEMVRELLARDMRYGAAREALPQRIAHAVLVRMEEAGEAPDDRVQDAVARNAAVKAAVKAIWPAVDPAKLVLRLLSDAEFLAEHAAGVLDEDEQRAVLWAKPARGVKSAKWSSADAVLVDEASDLVARTPSLGHVVLDEAQDLSPMQYRAVGRRCTTGSATVLGDLAQGTTPWATTSWAEALAHLGKPDAAVEELTQGFRVPREVIAYASRLLPAIAPGLAEATSVRESAGDFSVREVAPEALDAAVLGACREALGREGSVGLIAADDRIPVLTGVLTAAGLPFLAPGEETSADSRLTLVPASLAKGLEYDYVVLDEPAAVVAAEPDTRTGLRRLYVALTRAVSGLAVVHARPLPEELG, encoded by the coding sequence ATGCCTGGAGGCCCTGCCGTGCCCGCGTTCCCGCCCGCCGACCCGTCCGTGACGGACACGCCGACCCCTGTGACCGACACTGCCGACGCGACCGACACAGCCGACGCGGCCGGTCCGCTCGCCCGCGAGCGCGCCCATCTCGCCTCCTCCCGCGCGGCCCTGCGGGCCATGCGGGCCGACGTCGAGGCGCTCGACATCAAGGACGTCGCCGCCAACTGGGTCAACGCCCAGGTGCTGCGGCGGCAGATCGACGAGCGGATCACCGCGCTCGCCGACCTCGCGCACACCCCGCTCTTCTTCGGCCGTCTGGACTACCTCCACGCGCCGGGTGCCGAGCGGGCGGAGGGCGCCGGGGGCGAGCAGTTCTACATCGGCCGGCGGCACGTGCACGACGCGGCCGGCGACCCCATGGTCATCGACTGGCGCGCGCCCGTCTCCCAGCCGTTCTACCGGGCGTCCAAGAAGGAGCCGATGGACGTGCGGCTGCGGCGGCGCTTCGGTTACACGGGCGGCGAGTTGACGGCCTACGAGGACGAGGACCTCACCGACACCACCTCGGACGACCGGGCGAGCCGGCTGCTCCAGAGCGAGATCGAGCGGCCGCGCGTCGGTCCGATGCGCGACATCGTGGCCACGATCCAGCCGGAGCAGGACGAGATCGTCCGCGCCGGCATCGGGGGCACGGTCTGCGTCCAGGGCGCGCCCGGCACCGGGAAGACCGCGGTGGGCCTGCACCGGGTCGCCTATCTGCTGTACGCCCACCGCGAGCGGCTCGCCCGGACCGGCACGCTGGTGATCGGGCCGAACCGGTCCTTCCTGCGCTACATCGAGCAGGTCCTGCCCGCGCTCGGCGAGTTGAACGTGGCGCAGGCCACCGTCGACGACCTGGTCGCCCACGTGGAGGTACGCGGCACGGACGACCCGGTCGCCGCCCGCCTCAAGGGGGACGCCCGCATGGCCGAGGTGCTGCGGCGCGCGGTGCGGTCGGGGGTGACGATGCCGGTGGAGCCGGTGATCGTGGTGCGTGGCTCGCGGCGCTGGCGGGTGCCGGCGTACGAGATCGAGGAGATGGTGCGGGAGTTGTTGGCGCGCGACATGCGCTATGGGGCGGCGCGTGAGGCGCTGCCGCAGCGGATCGCGCACGCGGTGCTCGTACGGATGGAGGAGGCGGGTGAGGCGCCGGACGACCGCGTGCAGGACGCGGTCGCGCGCAACGCGGCGGTGAAGGCGGCGGTCAAGGCGATCTGGCCGGCGGTCGACCCGGCCAAGCTGGTGCTGCGGCTGTTGTCCGACGCGGAGTTCCTGGCGGAGCACGCGGCGGGCGTCCTGGACGAGGACGAGCAGCGGGCGGTGCTGTGGGCGAAGCCGGCGCGCGGGGTGAAGTCCGCCAAGTGGTCGTCGGCGGACGCGGTGCTGGTCGACGAGGCGTCCGACCTCGTGGCCCGCACCCCTTCCCTCGGGCACGTGGTGCTGGACGAGGCGCAGGACCTCTCCCCCATGCAGTACCGGGCGGTGGGCCGCCGCTGCACGACGGGGTCGGCGACGGTCCTGGGCGACCTCGCGCAGGGCACGACGCCCTGGGCGACGACCAGTTGGGCGGAGGCGCTTGCGCACCTGGGCAAGCCGGACGCGGCTGTGGAGGAGCTGACGCAGGGCTTCCGGGTGCCGCGCGAGGTCATCGCGTACGCGTCGCGGTTGCTGCCCGCGATCGCGCCGGGGCTCGCGGAGGCGACGTCGGTGCGCGAGTCCGCGGGCGACTTCTCGGTGCGCGAGGTGGCGCCGGAGGCGCTGGACGCGGCGGTCCTGGGCGCCTGCCGCGAGGCCCTGGGGCGGGAGGGCTCGGTCGGCCTGATCGCGGCGGACGACCGGATCCCCGTGCTGACCGGGGTGCTGACGGCGGCTGGCCTGCCCTTCCTCGCCCCCGGCGAGGAGACCTCGGCGGACTCCCGCCTCACGCTGGTGCCCGCGTCCCTCGCCAAGGGCCTGGAGTACGACTACGTGGTCCTCGACGAACCGGCGGCGGTCGTCGCCGCCGAGCCCGACACGCGCACGGGCCTGCGCCGGCTGTACGTGGCGCTCACGCGTGCGGTGTCGGGGCTGGCGGTCGTCCACGCCCGCCCCCTGCCGGAGGAGCTGGGCTAG
- a CDS encoding DNA repair helicase XPB, producing MSCLIVQSDKTLLLEVDHEQAEACRRAIAPFAELERAPEHIHTYRVTPLGLWNARAAGHDAEQVVDALVAHSRYPVPHALLVDIAETMARYGRLKLVKHPTHGLVLESTDRPVLEEILRSKKIQPLVGARIDPDTVAVHPSERGQIKQALLKLGWPAEDLAGYVDGEAHPIELHEDGWALRPYQRQAVEGFWHGGSGVVVLPCGAGKTLVGAGAMARAKATTLILVTNTVSARQWKHELVKRTSLTEDEIGEYSGTKKEIRPVTIATYQVLTTKRKGVYPHLELFDSRDWGLVVYDEVHLLPAPVFKFTADLQARRRLGLTATLVREDGRESDVFSLIGPKRFDAPWKEIEAQGYIAPADCVEVRVNLTDSERLAYATAETEEKYRYCATTATKRKVTEALVRKHRGEQTLVIGQYIDQLDELGEHLAAPVIKGETSNAQREKLFDAFREGELKVLVVSKVANFSIDLPEATVAIQVSGTFGSRQEEAQRLGRVLRPKADGHEARFYSVVARDTVDQDFAAHRQRFLAEQGYAYRIVDADSLLAGEDA from the coding sequence GTGTCCTGCTTGATCGTCCAGAGCGACAAGACCCTGCTGCTGGAGGTGGACCACGAGCAGGCGGAGGCGTGCCGTCGCGCCATCGCGCCGTTCGCGGAACTGGAGCGGGCGCCCGAGCACATCCACACCTACCGGGTCACGCCGCTGGGCCTGTGGAACGCCCGCGCCGCCGGGCACGACGCCGAGCAGGTCGTCGACGCGCTGGTCGCCCACTCCCGCTACCCGGTGCCGCACGCCCTGCTCGTCGACATCGCCGAGACCATGGCCCGCTACGGGCGACTGAAGCTGGTCAAGCACCCCACGCACGGGCTGGTGCTGGAGAGCACGGACCGGCCGGTGCTGGAGGAGATCCTCCGGTCGAAGAAGATCCAGCCGCTGGTCGGCGCCCGGATCGACCCCGACACCGTGGCCGTCCACCCCTCCGAGCGGGGCCAGATCAAGCAGGCGCTCCTCAAGCTCGGCTGGCCCGCCGAGGACCTGGCCGGCTACGTCGACGGCGAGGCCCACCCGATCGAGCTGCACGAGGACGGCTGGGCGCTGCGCCCCTACCAGCGGCAGGCCGTGGAGGGCTTCTGGCACGGCGGCTCGGGCGTGGTGGTGCTGCCGTGCGGCGCGGGCAAGACGCTCGTCGGCGCGGGCGCGATGGCCAGGGCGAAGGCGACGACGCTGATCCTGGTGACCAACACCGTCTCCGCGCGGCAGTGGAAGCACGAGCTGGTGAAGCGGACGTCGCTCACCGAGGACGAGATCGGCGAGTACAGCGGGACGAAGAAGGAGATCCGCCCGGTCACCATCGCCACGTACCAGGTGCTGACGACCAAGCGGAAGGGCGTCTACCCGCACCTGGAGCTGTTCGACTCCCGGGACTGGGGCCTGGTGGTCTACGACGAGGTGCACCTGCTGCCGGCGCCGGTCTTCAAGTTCACGGCCGACCTCCAGGCGCGGCGGCGCCTGGGGCTGACGGCGACGCTCGTGCGGGAGGACGGCCGCGAGTCGGACGTCTTCTCCCTCATCGGGCCGAAGCGCTTCGACGCGCCGTGGAAGGAGATCGAGGCGCAGGGCTACATCGCCCCGGCGGACTGCGTCGAGGTGCGGGTCAACCTCACGGACTCCGAGCGGCTGGCGTACGCGACGGCGGAGACGGAGGAGAAGTACCGGTACTGCGCGACGACGGCCACGAAGCGGAAGGTCACGGAGGCGCTGGTGCGCAAGCACCGCGGCGAGCAGACGCTGGTGATCGGCCAGTACATCGACCAGCTCGACGAGCTGGGCGAGCACCTGGCCGCGCCCGTGATCAAGGGCGAGACGTCCAACGCGCAGCGCGAGAAGCTCTTCGACGCGTTCCGTGAGGGCGAGTTGAAGGTGCTGGTGGTGTCGAAGGTGGCGAACTTCTCCATCGACCTGCCCGAGGCGACGGTGGCCATCCAGGTGTCGGGCACCTTCGGCTCGCGCCAGGAGGAGGCACAGCGCCTGGGCCGGGTGCTGCGTCCGAAGGCCGACGGGCACGAGGCCCGCTTCTACTCCGTCGTGGCCCGCGACACGGTCGACCAGGACTTCGCGGCGCACCGCCAGCGCTTCCTGGCGGAGCAGGGGTACGCGTACCGGATCGTGGACGCGGACTCGCTGCTGGCGGGGGAGGACGCCTGA
- a CDS encoding recombinase family protein: MRAAVYVRLSRETEESTSPERQRAACEALCQARGWQVIAVEEDIDVSGYSRGLDRPGLQRILARLAEFDVIVFFKIDRLARSTVDFAEIMKITQNEGVALASASEPLDLTSSMGRAMAKVIAVFAELESDTIGMRVSNAHEHLRREGRWTGGRVPYGYQVAPNPDGPGRVLVVNPEEAKTVREIVGRVLEKDSLMKIATDLTKAGVPSPGHSSRQTSGKRTDSKQWYTTTLKSLLTNPQLLGQVIEDGKPILRTDGLPLVTRPPILDMDTWHALQDELKRRTGAGERRRHNTALLRAVLYCGVCASRMYTYTSKGRLRYRCIGRLKQRQRTGEQGGCYGPSVPAEHTEEHVTGQFLEKFGSLQVVRMVEHVGEDFRPQIRQAEEALSDLEKDRYERGLFKGDDGAKRYADQYAKLEDRLASLKEKQRNAKPAGMEAVPTGRTFGELWKAADVEGKRDLLLEAGAYVEVAPAKRGAQRLDTSRLAVFFGEDGKIRRADADGKDVEEVIREAVARDLEMT; the protein is encoded by the coding sequence ATGCGCGCTGCTGTCTACGTTCGCCTTTCCCGTGAAACTGAAGAGTCTACTTCCCCGGAGCGCCAGCGTGCGGCGTGCGAGGCGTTGTGCCAGGCCAGGGGCTGGCAGGTCATAGCCGTCGAAGAGGACATCGACGTCTCTGGCTACTCGCGGGGGCTTGATCGTCCGGGACTCCAGCGGATCTTGGCCCGGCTCGCAGAGTTCGACGTGATCGTGTTCTTCAAGATCGACCGTCTCGCGCGGTCCACGGTGGACTTCGCCGAGATCATGAAGATCACGCAGAACGAGGGCGTGGCGCTCGCGTCGGCCAGCGAGCCGCTGGACCTCACGTCGTCCATGGGGCGCGCCATGGCGAAGGTGATCGCGGTCTTCGCGGAGCTGGAGTCCGACACCATAGGGATGCGTGTCTCCAACGCTCACGAGCACCTGCGACGGGAAGGCCGCTGGACGGGCGGTCGCGTCCCGTACGGCTACCAGGTGGCCCCGAACCCGGACGGTCCCGGGCGCGTGCTGGTGGTGAACCCGGAGGAGGCGAAGACGGTCCGGGAGATCGTGGGGCGGGTCCTTGAGAAGGACTCCTTGATGAAGATCGCGACGGATCTCACCAAGGCCGGCGTTCCCTCGCCCGGCCACTCGTCCCGGCAGACCAGCGGCAAGCGCACCGACTCGAAGCAGTGGTACACGACCACGCTCAAGAGCCTCCTCACCAATCCGCAGCTCCTCGGGCAGGTCATCGAAGACGGCAAGCCGATCCTCCGCACGGACGGGCTGCCGCTCGTGACCCGCCCGCCGATCCTGGACATGGATACGTGGCACGCCTTGCAGGACGAGCTGAAGCGGCGCACCGGGGCCGGTGAACGGCGCCGCCACAACACGGCGTTGCTGCGCGCTGTCCTGTACTGCGGAGTGTGCGCGTCCCGGATGTACACCTACACGTCCAAGGGCAGACTTCGTTACCGCTGCATCGGCCGCCTGAAGCAGCGGCAGCGCACGGGCGAACAGGGCGGTTGCTACGGCCCGTCCGTCCCGGCAGAGCACACGGAGGAGCACGTCACGGGGCAGTTCCTGGAGAAGTTCGGGAGCTTGCAAGTCGTGCGCATGGTGGAGCACGTCGGGGAGGACTTCCGCCCGCAGATCCGCCAGGCGGAGGAGGCGTTGAGCGACCTGGAGAAGGACCGGTACGAACGGGGCCTCTTCAAGGGCGACGACGGTGCGAAGCGCTACGCAGACCAGTACGCCAAGCTGGAGGACCGCCTTGCCTCGCTGAAGGAGAAGCAGCGCAACGCCAAACCGGCGGGCATGGAGGCGGTGCCCACGGGCCGGACGTTCGGCGAACTGTGGAAGGCGGCGGACGTGGAGGGGAAGCGGGATCTCCTGCTGGAAGCAGGCGCGTACGTGGAGGTTGCTCCGGCCAAGCGGGGCGCACAACGACTGGACACGTCCCGACTCGCCGTCTTCTTCGGGGAGGACGGCAAGATCCGCAGGGCTGACGCGGACGGCAAGGACGTGGAGGAGGTCATCCGGGAGGCCGTAGCCCGAGATCTCGAAATGACGTAA
- a CDS encoding HNH endonuclease yields the protein MQIAAKRAREAVRAAVGAPRCQRCNEPHGRDAWARYCMGCAEEAEESRKEERRKQVQREQEKAAQKPCQGPKCSNPVGPSRNRSRLYCSEECSRAAEYIRKRARTKPDPVPCRRCGKPVILKFRDGVCRSCQQMQRTVARRVTLQRRIREAHGDAGCFHCAAPLPEGGVIDHLRPISRGGLSTPANMRVVCVPCNTSKKDQLMDEWSPPHLMAR from the coding sequence TTGCAGATTGCCGCCAAGCGGGCGCGTGAAGCGGTGCGTGCTGCTGTCGGCGCTCCCCGCTGCCAGCGTTGCAATGAGCCGCATGGGCGTGATGCGTGGGCGCGGTACTGCATGGGTTGCGCTGAAGAGGCGGAGGAGTCACGCAAGGAGGAGCGCCGCAAGCAGGTGCAGCGGGAGCAGGAAAAGGCAGCCCAGAAACCGTGCCAGGGCCCGAAGTGCTCCAACCCTGTCGGGCCTTCAAGAAACCGGAGTCGCTTGTACTGCTCGGAGGAATGTAGTCGCGCCGCTGAGTACATCCGCAAGCGTGCCCGTACCAAGCCTGACCCGGTGCCATGTCGACGCTGCGGCAAGCCGGTGATTCTCAAGTTCCGCGATGGCGTGTGCCGCTCCTGTCAGCAGATGCAGCGCACGGTGGCGCGCCGGGTGACGCTCCAGCGCCGAATACGCGAGGCACACGGAGACGCCGGGTGCTTCCACTGCGCCGCTCCGCTGCCCGAAGGGGGCGTGATCGATCACCTGCGCCCCATCTCGCGCGGTGGCCTGTCGACGCCTGCGAACATGCGCGTGGTCTGCGTGCCGTGCAACACGTCGAAGAAGGATCAGCTCATGGACGAGTGGTCGCCGCCGCATCTGATGGCGCGCTGA
- a CDS encoding recombinase family protein — MTTNTGRLIGYARVSTDGQEAQLQLDALAEAGCARIFTDKASGKNTDRPELTAALDYLRPGDTLCVWKLDRFARSLIDLVTMVDGLAERGVGFKVLTGALASIDPNTADGRLMLQVVGAMAEFERSLIRDRTRAGLDAARAQGRTGGRPTVMDADKLAAAKARRAKGESVTAIAKALEVSRATLYRALADAE; from the coding sequence ATGACCACGAACACCGGACGCCTCATCGGCTACGCCCGAGTCTCCACTGACGGCCAGGAGGCGCAGCTTCAGTTGGATGCACTGGCTGAGGCAGGCTGCGCCCGGATCTTCACGGACAAGGCAAGCGGGAAGAACACGGACCGCCCGGAACTCACTGCGGCGCTGGACTACCTGCGTCCCGGGGACACGCTCTGCGTATGGAAGCTGGACCGGTTCGCCCGGTCGCTGATCGACCTTGTGACGATGGTGGACGGCCTTGCTGAGAGGGGGGTGGGGTTCAAGGTCCTCACGGGCGCTCTGGCGAGCATCGACCCGAACACGGCGGACGGTCGCCTCATGCTTCAGGTGGTTGGCGCCATGGCGGAGTTCGAGCGGTCCCTGATCAGGGACCGGACCCGTGCCGGCCTGGACGCTGCACGGGCGCAAGGGCGTACCGGCGGACGCCCGACCGTGATGGACGCGGACAAGCTTGCCGCCGCGAAGGCGCGCCGCGCGAAGGGGGAGAGCGTCACGGCGATAGCCAAGGCTCTCGAGGTGTCTCGCGCGACGTTGTACCGGGCGCTTGCCGACGCGGAGTAG
- a CDS encoding DUF6879 family protein — MKPPAREPLSQAQRTAIHLEVRDHYHSEDPDFLAWREGRRTFTPDNRADWWEGWHDAVHTAVSRGVAVRRARVVSEPLSEYVRWEHAYAVTNVAAGEQVRWLPRRHAKDLAVPAVDFWVFDGELVLFHHFSGDGVLMEREYVTDDELAAWCTEAFEAVWKRATPHEEYKPV, encoded by the coding sequence ATGAAGCCGCCGGCACGTGAGCCCTTGTCTCAGGCACAGCGGACCGCAATCCATCTGGAAGTTCGGGACCACTACCACAGTGAGGATCCGGACTTCCTTGCATGGCGAGAGGGCCGCCGCACGTTCACCCCGGACAACCGGGCGGACTGGTGGGAGGGCTGGCACGACGCCGTACACACCGCCGTGTCTCGAGGCGTGGCCGTCCGCCGTGCCCGCGTCGTCTCCGAGCCGCTGAGTGAGTACGTGCGCTGGGAGCACGCCTACGCCGTGACCAACGTCGCTGCTGGCGAACAAGTCCGCTGGCTCCCCCGGCGCCATGCCAAGGATCTGGCCGTCCCTGCCGTCGACTTCTGGGTCTTTGACGGTGAGCTGGTGCTGTTCCACCACTTCAGCGGGGATGGCGTACTCATGGAGCGTGAGTACGTCACTGACGACGAGCTGGCCGCGTGGTGCACCGAAGCCTTCGAGGCGGTCTGGAAGCGGGCCACGCCTCACGAGGAGTACAAGCCGGTCTAG
- a CDS encoding helix-turn-helix domain-containing protein, with translation MSVSGSSSAQQARQVLADRLRELVKDAGLDGKDLAALCGWHPSKVSRISTAKTQPSADDIRAWCRACGAEDQADDLIASLRAVEGTWLSWRRLERAGLRRSQVERLPLYQRTRRFRSYCSWALPGLLQTYQYTEDVLRVIQQQRVPVDDVADAVAARMERQRVLHEGQRLFAFVIEEPVLRNTLSSGEAQGAQLEHLLSVSRLPNVSLGVIPVAQQRRQLPVENFWIYDNAQVNVELVSGYLTITQPSEVSTYAETFATLADMAAYGQKARRMIAAAIADLG, from the coding sequence ATGTCAGTATCAGGATCATCAAGCGCCCAGCAAGCCCGGCAAGTCCTTGCCGACCGTCTCCGCGAGTTGGTCAAGGACGCCGGGCTGGACGGCAAAGACCTCGCCGCGCTGTGTGGCTGGCACCCGTCCAAGGTCTCTCGGATCTCGACCGCCAAGACGCAGCCCAGCGCCGATGACATTCGTGCCTGGTGCCGCGCGTGCGGCGCTGAGGATCAGGCAGACGATCTCATCGCCTCCCTGCGTGCCGTTGAGGGCACGTGGCTGTCGTGGCGTCGACTGGAGCGTGCGGGGCTGCGACGGTCCCAGGTGGAACGGCTCCCGCTGTATCAGCGCACGCGCCGGTTCCGTTCGTACTGCTCCTGGGCGCTCCCCGGACTCCTCCAGACCTACCAGTACACCGAGGACGTGCTTCGCGTGATCCAGCAGCAGCGGGTGCCGGTCGATGATGTGGCCGACGCCGTGGCTGCACGTATGGAACGGCAACGGGTGCTGCACGAAGGGCAACGCCTGTTCGCCTTCGTGATCGAAGAGCCGGTACTCAGGAACACGCTCAGCTCTGGAGAGGCACAAGGTGCGCAGCTAGAGCATCTGCTCAGCGTGAGTCGCCTGCCGAACGTCAGCCTGGGAGTGATCCCGGTGGCACAGCAGCGCCGCCAACTGCCGGTCGAGAACTTTTGGATCTACGACAACGCCCAAGTCAATGTCGAGCTGGTGTCCGGCTACCTCACGATCACACAGCCCAGCGAGGTATCGACGTACGCCGAGACCTTCGCCACGCTTGCCGACATGGCGGCATACGGCCAAAAGGCCCGCAGGATGATCGCAGCAGCTATCGCGGACCTCGGATGA